In Rhea pennata isolate bPtePen1 chromosome 8, bPtePen1.pri, whole genome shotgun sequence, one genomic interval encodes:
- the RNASEL gene encoding 2-5A-dependent ribonuclease isoform X1: protein MEHTTQNQLEASPSSSTDTTEDLNAQLHAAVRNEDIEKVKELLEKGVDVNSKADSGWTPLQSAVHVSEDLVQLLLDKGADLHARKDNGGTAFIEAGIEGNVTLLELFLGLGVDINEHDDNGFTAFMEAAWYGREKALRFLYCKGADVNLRRVVSEEKRKLNKGGATALMDACRQGHVSIVKTLIQDMNADLNICDNQDRNALIHALKHSDNETVESAVSIGHFLLDCGVDVNSRDENGKTALILAAEMKSLDLVKALLEKDEIDIDDADNEGNTALMVAVKKKNYNIAKLLCEKRARTDIGNLIEVANRNRASELVKLLLKHNAKFVPNPPTDWEPTSKRWRDHIKKLYEIYRPMIGKLKIFQFIYYRIRNTSQGSIYLGLYGDTEVAVRISLRRGAEDDKEKRFFEQCGSGKHLLKPFQYEEAKGCLYLCFPLWEKNLEEYLQESEDEMDYKGILKMIFQAVRELHLLGFAHQDLCPSNFLIDLNGKIYLADFDNQRVLTEEKKELVNSDLEALSKLVLYVITRGKKPFEKISAEDVAAGSPDYEEALDLVKSLRAYDERGLEDLRKHPFFWSKQIRFNFLKNIWNKIKDYQNRKTIFKDFNTSERVVYLQWTRKIDKEVLKIMENPEGRIYKYENGVQNLLRFIRNLDEHPQKRISEIIGDHADYFFRLFPALTIDVYNYLRKHPIFSHLTDIQDPSLS from the exons ATGGAGCACACCACTCAGAACCAGCTGGAGGCATCACCCTCTTCAAGCACCGATACAACAGAAGACCTCAATGCCCAGCTACATGCTGCTGTGAGAAACGAAGACatagaaaaagtgaaagagtTGTTGGAGAAAGGGGTGGACGTGAATTCCAAAGCAGACTCAGGTTGGACACCACTGCAGAGTGCTGTGCATGTGAGTGAGGACCTGGTTCAGCTTCTTCTGGACAAGGGTGCTGATCTGCATGCGAGGAAGGACAACGGTGGCACTGCCTTTATTGAGGCAGGGATAGAGGGAAATGTGACGCTGTTGGAGCTCTTTTTGGGTCTTGGAGTAGACATTAATGAGCATGACGACAACGGATTCACAGCTTTCATGGAGGCTGCTTGGTATGGGAGAGAGAAGGCCTTGAGATTCCTGTACTGCAAAGGAGCAGATGTGAATCTGAGGAGGGTCGtctctgaggagaaaagaaaactaaataaagGAGGTGCAACAGCATTGATGGATGCTTGTAGGCAGGGTCATGTCTCAATTGTAAAAACTCTGATCCAAGATATGAATGCTGATCTGAACATCTGTGACAACCAAGATAGAAATGCCTTGATCCATGCCCTGAAGCACAGTGACAATGAAACAGTGGAGTCTGCTGTCTCTATAGGACACTTCCTGTTGGACTGTGGTGTTGATGTGAACAGCAGAGATGAAAATGGGAAAACTGCCCTCATCTTGGCTGCTGAAATGAAGAGCTTAGATTTGGTGAAAGCTTTACTGGAGAAGGATGAAATAGATATTGATGATGCAGATAATGAGGGCAACACAGCACTGATGGtagctgtaaagaaaaaaaattacaacataGCAAAGttactttgtgaaaaaagagcaaggaCTGATATTGGGAACCTTATAGAGGTTGCAAATAGGAATCGTGCTTCTGAGCTGGTGAAGCTTCTTCTGAAGCACAATGCCAAGTTTGTTCCAAACCCCCCTACAGACTGGGAGCCAACCAGCAAACGCTGGAGGGACCACATAAAAAAGCTTTATGAAATATATCGCCCCATGATTGGCAAACTAAAGATATTTCAGTTCATTTACTATAGGATTCGGAACACTTCCCAAGGTAGCATCTACCTGGGGCTCTATGGTGACACAGAGGTGGCAGTAAGAATAAGCCTCCGCCGTGGTGCAGAGGatgacaaagagaaaagattctTTGAACAGTGTGGTAGCGGCAAGCATTTACTGAAACCCTTTCAGTATGAGGAGGCAAAAGGCTGCTTATATTTGTGCTTTCCTCTCTGGGAGAAAAACCTTGAAGAGTACTTGCAAGAATCGGAAGATGAAATGGATTACAAAGGCATTCTGAAGATGATCTTCCAGGCAGTGAGAGAACTGCACTTGCTGGGATTTGCTCACCAGGATCTGTGTCCCAGCAATTTTTTGATAg ATTTAAATGGCAAAATTTACTTGGCGGATTTTGATAATCAAAGAGTATtgactgaagagaaaaaggaacttGTAAACTCAGACCTAGAG GCCCTTAGCAAACTTGTACTGTATGTGATAACAAGGGGTAAGAAACCATTTGAGAAAATCAGTGCTGAGGATGTGGCTGCAGGTTCCCCTGATTATGAGGAGGCTCTTGACCTTGTGAAATCCTTGAGGGCTTATGATGAGCGGGGACTGGAAGATCTGAGAAAACATCCCTTTTTCTGGAGCAAACAAAT CAGGTTCAATTTCCTGAAGAATATATGGAACAAAATCAAAGATTACCAGAACcggaaaactatttttaaagactttaatACTTCTGAACGTGTTGTTTACCTGCAGTGGACTAGGAAG ATTGACAAGGAGGTTCTGAAAATCATGGAAAACCCTGAGGGCAGAATATACAAATATGAGAATGGAGTCCAAAACCTTCTGAGGTTCATCAGAAACCTGGATGAACACCCACAAAAAAG gATCAGCGAAATAATAGGGGATCATGCTGACTATTTCTTCAGGCTTTTTCCAGCACTGACCATTGATGTCTACAACTACTTACGCAAGCATCCCATTTTCAGTCACCTTACAGATATTCAGGACCCTTCTCTGTCATAG
- the RNASEL gene encoding 2-5A-dependent ribonuclease isoform X2, with translation MEHTTQNQLEASPSSSTDTTEDLNAQLHAAVRNEDIEKVKELLEKGVDVNSKADSGWTPLQSAVHVSEDLVQLLLDKGADLHARKDNGGTAFIEAGIEGNVTLLELFLGLGVDINEHDDNGFTAFMEAAWYGREKALRFLYCKGADVNLRRVVSEEKRKLNKGGATALMDACRQGHVSIVKTLIQDMNADLNICDNQDRNALIHALKHSDNETVESAVSIGHFLLDCGVDVNSRDENGKTALILAAEMKSLDLVKALLEKDEIDIDDADNEGNTALMVAVKKKNYNIAKLLCEKRARTDIGNLIEVANRNRASELVKLLLKHNAKFVPNPPTDWEPTSKRWRDHIKKLYEIYRPMIGKLKIFQFIYYRIRNTSQGSIYLGLYGDTEVAVRISLRRGAEDDKEKRFFEQCGSGKHLLKPFQYEEAKGCLYLCFPLWEKNLEEYLQESEDEMDYKGILKMIFQAVRELHLLGFAHQDLCPSNFLIDLNGKIYLADFDNQRVLTEEKKELVNSDLEALSKLVLYVITRGKKPFEKISAEDVAAGSPDYEEALDLVKSLRAYDERGLEDLRKHPFFWSKQIRFNFLKNIWNKIKDYQNRKTIFKDFNTSERVVYLQWTRKIDKEVLKIMENPEGRIYKYENGVQNLLRFIRNLDEHPQKRISEIIGDHADYFFRLFPALTIDVYNYLRKHPIFSHLTDIQDPSLS, from the exons ATGGAGCACACCACTCAGAACCAGCTGGAGGCATCACCCTCTTCAAGCACCGATACAACAGAAGACCTCAATGCCCAGCTACATGCTGCTGTGAGAAACGAAGACatagaaaaagtgaaagagtTGTTGGAGAAAGGGGTGGACGTGAATTCCAAAGCAGACTCAGGTTGGACACCACTGCAGAGTGCTGTGCATGTGAGTGAGGACCTGGTTCAGCTTCTTCTGGACAAGGGTGCTGATCTGCATGCGAGGAAGGACAACGGTGGCACTGCCTTTATTGAGGCAGGGATAGAGGGAAATGTGACGCTGTTGGAGCTCTTTTTGGGTCTTGGAGTAGACATTAATGAGCATGACGACAACGGATTCACAGCTTTCATGGAGGCTGCTTGGTATGGGAGAGAGAAGGCCTTGAGATTCCTGTACTGCAAAGGAGCAGATGTGAATCTGAGGAGGGTCGtctctgaggagaaaagaaaactaaataaagGAGGTGCAACAGCATTGATGGATGCTTGTAGGCAGGGTCATGTCTCAATTGTAAAAACTCTGATCCAAGATATGAATGCTGATCTGAACATCTGTGACAACCAAGATAGAAATGCCTTGATCCATGCCCTGAAGCACAGTGACAATGAAACAGTGGAGTCTGCTGTCTCTATAGGACACTTCCTGTTGGACTGTGGTGTTGATGTGAACAGCAGAGATGAAAATGGGAAAACTGCCCTCATCTTGGCTGCTGAAATGAAGAGCTTAGATTTGGTGAAAGCTTTACTGGAGAAGGATGAAATAGATATTGATGATGCAGATAATGAGGGCAACACAGCACTGATGGtagctgtaaagaaaaaaaattacaacataGCAAAGttactttgtgaaaaaagagcaaggaCTGATATTGGGAACCTTATAGAGGTTGCAAATAGGAATCGTGCTTCTGAGCTGGTGAAGCTTCTTCTGAAGCACAATGCCAAGTTTGTTCCAAACCCCCCTACAGACTGGGAGCCAACCAGCAAACGCTGGAGGGACCACATAAAAAAGCTTTATGAAATATATCGCCCCATGATTGGCAAACTAAAGATATTTCAGTTCATTTACTATAGGATTCGGAACACTTCCCAAGGTAGCATCTACCTGGGGCTCTATGGTGACACAGAGGTGGCAGTAAGAATAAGCCTCCGCCGTGGTGCAGAGGatgacaaagagaaaagattctTTGAACAGTGTGGTAGCGGCAAGCATTTACTGAAACCCTTTCAGTATGAGGAGGCAAAAGGCTGCTTATATTTGTGCTTTCCTCTCTGGGAGAAAAACCTTGAAGAGTACTTGCAAGAATCGGAAGATGAAATGGATTACAAAGGCATTCTGAAGATGATCTTCCAGGCAGTGAGAGAACTGCACTTGCTGGGATTTGCTCACCAGGATCTGTGTCCCAGCAATTTTTTGATAg ATTTAAATGGCAAAATTTACTTGGCGGATTTTGATAATCAAAGAGTATtgactgaagagaaaaaggaacttGTAAACTCAGACCTAGAG GCCCTTAGCAAACTTGTACTGTATGTGATAACAAGGGGTAAGAAACCATTTGAGAAAATCAGTGCTGAGGATGTGGCTGCAGGTTCCCCTGATTATGAGGAGGCTCTTGACCTTGTGAAATCCTTGAGGGCTTATGATGAGCGGGGACTGGAAGATCTGAGAAAACATCCCTTTTTCTGGAGCAAACAAAT CAGGTTCAATTTCCTGAAGAATATATGGAACAAAATCAAAGATTACCAGAACcggaaaactatttttaaagactttaatACTTCTGAACGTGTTGTTTACCTGCAGTGGACTAGGAAG ATTGACAAGGAGGTTCTGAAAATCATGGAAAACCCTGAGGGCAGAATATACAAATATGAGAATGGAGTCCAAAACCTTCTGAGGTTCATCAGAAACCTGGATGAACACCCACAAAAAAG gATCAGCGAAATAATAGGGGATCATGCTGACTATTTCTTCAGGCTTTTTCCAGCACTGACCATTGATGTCTACAACTACTTACGCAAGCATCCCATTTTCAGTCACCTTACAGATATTCAGGACCCTTCTCTGTCATA A